Proteins encoded together in one Campylobacter peloridis LMG 23910 window:
- a CDS encoding putative toxin: MSRVIKINFTDVNFHIKEFQKVYILENCKLYFYSPFHLQTQNGKEVEEVKEVKKKGESEVYLIDEDGKTIGIDKTSEQNQIKTREEARDKIIKDKEVLFSNDEYGNNTINAYFDKKNINTLNDAYKERKDKPLSRNTENFKDYDIFYDVYTSKDNDIKSLNEELGYDGFEVKDGIAKVEADFFDKCFEKGIYVLIPRLVSLDKNETLHFDPVPLEDKGFVVTDFRKGKKGEKNIDLSFQRSIAKIKNPNLVLQSPKEFLQALNDNRDFTEDDKIQQAMGIKKACAKKADEMTKILLKDDESLKDIIRDEEKLKKEIGRLRDKQNKSPKELSLLGRLEFLQRNQEKAKDYKKTIKDLQNPQQAGDNEKDDANNSNKKKKPSKTNKNKQKQSTTPNQEEQKNKNINSKDIGDAGEYAASMLFTKRSTRYLSNRRKLDTNFNTKGFNHTIPDFLVTLNDYPTLVEVKNVQDQALTEQISFELKLAREYELDYLFLCNHYTKLIDNITNLEIFNKDNKNHKGSRSGFIYHRHAHRSIKTIFKEIYLHHIKGAAPNKIVIKRLNLNDPVHIEEELNKNKQIQKN, encoded by the coding sequence ATGAGTAGAGTGATAAAAATTAACTTTACTGATGTCAATTTTCATATTAAAGAATTTCAAAAGGTTTATATACTAGAAAATTGTAAATTGTATTTTTACAGTCCTTTTCATTTGCAAACACAAAATGGAAAAGAAGTGGAAGAAGTAAAAGAAGTGAAAAAAAAGGGCGAGTCCGAAGTTTATCTTATAGACGAGGATGGAAAAACTATAGGCATTGATAAAACTTCAGAGCAAAACCAAATAAAAACAAGAGAAGAAGCAAGAGATAAAATAATAAAGGATAAAGAAGTATTATTTAGCAACGATGAATATGGAAATAATACAATCAATGCTTATTTTGATAAGAAGAATATTAATACGCTAAATGATGCCTATAAAGAAAGAAAAGATAAACCTTTATCAAGAAATACTGAAAATTTTAAAGACTATGATATATTTTACGATGTTTATACAAGTAAAGATAATGATATCAAAAGTTTAAATGAAGAGCTAGGATATGATGGCTTTGAAGTAAAAGATGGTATAGCTAAAGTTGAAGCAGATTTTTTTGATAAATGCTTTGAAAAAGGAATTTATGTTTTAATACCAAGATTAGTATCTTTAGATAAAAATGAAACATTACACTTTGATCCTGTGCCTTTAGAAGATAAGGGCTTTGTAGTGACTGATTTTAGAAAGGGAAAAAAGGGAGAAAAAAATATAGATTTAAGCTTTCAAAGAAGCATAGCTAAAATAAAAAATCCTAATTTAGTTTTGCAAAGTCCTAAAGAATTCCTACAAGCTTTAAATGACAATAGAGATTTTACAGAAGATGATAAAATACAACAAGCAATGGGTATTAAAAAAGCTTGCGCGAAAAAAGCAGATGAAATGACTAAAATCTTGCTTAAAGATGATGAAAGTTTAAAAGATATTATTAGAGATGAAGAAAAATTAAAGAAAGAAATTGGCAGATTACGAGATAAGCAAAACAAATCACCAAAAGAACTAAGCTTACTGGGCAGACTTGAATTTTTACAAAGAAATCAAGAAAAAGCTAAAGATTATAAAAAAACAATCAAAGATCTTCAAAACCCTCAACAAGCTGGTGATAATGAAAAAGATGATGCTAATAATAGCAATAAAAAGAAAAAACCATCTAAGACAAATAAAAACAAACAAAAACAAAGCACCACTCCAAACCAAGAAGAACAAAAAAATAAAAATATCAATTCTAAAGATATAGGAGATGCAGGAGAATATGCTGCTTCTATGCTTTTTACTAAAAGATCAACTAGGTATTTATCTAATAGAAGAAAACTAGATACTAATTTTAATACTAAAGGTTTTAATCACACCATACCTGATTTTTTAGTAACGCTAAATGATTACCCTACTTTAGTAGAGGTTAAAAATGTTCAAGATCAAGCTTTAACAGAACAAATAAGCTTTGAGTTAAAACTTGCTAGAGAATATGAGCTTGATTATTTATTTTTATGCAATCATTACACAAAATTAATAGATAATATAACTAATCTAGAGATATTTAATAAAGACAATAAAAACCATAAAGGATCAAGAAGTGGTTTTATCTACCACAGACATGCTCACAGAAGCATAAAGACAATATTTAAAGAAATATATCTACACCATATCAAAGGAGCAGCACCTAATAAAATAGTAATAAAAAGATTAAATTTAAATGACCCTGTTCATATAGAAGAAGAATTAAACAAAAACAAACAAATACAAAAAAACTAA